TAAACACATGCTTAGCCACCAAGTGAGCAGCATGATTGCTCTCCCTAGGCACAAACGCGAACGTCACCGACGTCAACTTTCGCGCTAGAATCTCGATGTCGCCAAGAACACAATCCAAGCTAAAGTCAGCAGACACTTCCTTCCTGATCATTTGAATAATCAACTTAGCATCGGATTCAACAAAAACATGATTGAATCTATGGGTAATGCAAACCGCCATAGCAGTACGGATCGCAATAGCTTCGGCCGCAGCTGCGCTGTGACAAAGCACAGTACCCGAGCCACCCGCAGCTTGGAGCACCCCGGCAAAGTCACGCCCCACCCAACCCACACCAGCACAATGAGTTTCCTTACATCAGGCCACATCCGTGTTGATCTTGATGGTCCCGTACTTTGGTCTTTGCCAATAAGGGATTGGACGGGCAGCAGCAGCAAAGGATCCTACTTccttggcccaatcgtcacctTCCACACTAGCTAAAGcatccctaaattcattgatgTTCTTCCTCTATAAATCTACAACTTCTAGAGGTTGGCGATGCAGCCCATTAAAGACAGCATCGTTTCTGTTTTTCCAAAGTCTCCATAAACCAAAAGCAAATTCTTGGCATATCTCATCTGCGTTTTCCCTACCCTTGACACACTCATGGAACTTTCCCCAGCTTTCAAGAAAATCAACTCCTTCCAATTCGTGGGAATTCAGATGGAGAGGAGAGCAAAACCAAAAAAGATGACTGAATTTACATCGGAAAAATAGGTGGTTCTCCGTTTCATCCAGCGCATTGCACACACCACACACATTATCAACCCTCATGTGTCGTCTCTGAAGGTTGCTTCGCACAGCCAAGGCATTACTGCAACATCTCCAAATgaaaaacttaattttattAAGGACCTGCAGGCGCCATATCCTGGACCAAACTTGGTTTAGCTGCTGCTGTTCACTAGGGGCACCTCGGCCCTTCTTACCCAAAACACCATTTACCAACAAGTCCATTGCCACCCCATAGCCGGATTTCACGGAATAAACCCCATTCGTAGAATGATGCTACACCAATCTGTCTTCATAACCAAACTGACTTAACCGAATACTAAGAATAGTAACAGCATCCTCACGGTGGAAGCTGGCAGAAATGATGTTAGCCTTCCAAGAGTTAGAGCCCGGATATATTAGATCGCTAACCATGGTGGCATCAAGGTCCTCTCTAGGTCGAATTCGAaaggttgagggtttagggaaCCACGGGTCTTCCCTAATATTGATGCACTCTCCATTTCCCACCCTCCATCTAATCCCATTCTGCAGAACCTTGCGGGCTTTAAAAATGCATTTCCATCCCCAGGAAGTATTCTTTCCTCTCCCTGCTTCATTAAAGGATCTTCCAGGATGGTATTTGTCTCTAAAAACAGAAGCTAAAAGGGACGACGGATTGAGGGACAATCGCCATCCAATTTTAGCCAGAAACGCCAAGTTAAAGCACTGAATATCCTTGAAACCCAAGCCTCCTGACTTCTTTTGTTTCGTTACCCTCTCCCAGGATACCCAGTGAACCCCTTTACGTTGATCGTTGCCTTTCCACCAGAAGTTCCGAATGGCTTTCTCAACATCCCTGCAAACACCAATAGGAAGCTTAAAACAGCTCATGGCATAATTCGGTAAAGCCATGGCCACAGCTTTAATCAAGACTTCCTTTCCAGCTTGAGATAAAAATTGTTCAGTCCATCCAGCCAGCCGAGCTTCCACCTTGTCACGAACCTCCGCAAAAACAACTTTTTTGGAGAGTCCGAAATCAGCCTGCAACCCTAAATACTTTCCAAACCCCTGCTTGCATTGGATCCCCAACGTTTCCTCAATTTCCATCTTAATTCGATTTGAGGTTTTAGGGCTAAAGAACACCGAACTCTTAGTCAAATTGATTTCTTGACCAGAACCGCGAGCATACACCTTCAGAACCTCAACAACAGCTTTCGCTTCGTCCACTGTGGCGTTGCCAAACACTACAAAATCATCAGCAAAGAGAAGATGGGTCAGCGGGATCCCATTCGGCGTAAACCTGAAACCATGTAGAGCACCTTGTTCTAGCCCTTTCCTGAGCAACATCGAAAGACCTTCAGTACAGAGGAGAAATAAGAAGGGAGAGAGTGGGTCTCCCTGTCTCAACCCCATCTGCGGCAGGATGTAACCAGTCGGGGTTCCGTTGATCAGAATGCTGAAAGAGACAGTGGAAATACATTCCTTTATCCACTTACAAAAGAGCGGCGCAAACCCCATCTTAGCCATCATGGTAATGAGGAAGTCCCATTCAACCCGATCGTAGGCTTTAGCCATGTCCAGTTTGATAGCCATACCAGCCTGATCCtccctcctttgatgaagcagGGAATGAAGGACTTCGTGAACCATAAGAATATTGTCCTGGATTTGCTTTCCAGCTACAAAGGCAGATTGATTATCACCAATCACTTTAGGCATCACCAATTTTAGCCTGTTGGTGAGAACCTTAGCAAGGATCTTATATATTACATTGCACAGCGCAATGGGTCCATATTGCGCCATGTTCTTGGGGCATTTCACTTTTGGAATAAGCACCAAATTGGTATGGTTTAGCTTTCACAGCAGAGTACCAGAGTGCCAAAATGCTTGAACAATCTTTACAACATCCTCCCCCACAATATCCCAGTGATCTTGATAAAAACATCCAGAGAAGCCATCCGGTCCCAGGGCCCTAGAAGGAGGGATTTGAGATACTGCCAACAAAATTTTCCCCACTAGACACCGGGGCATTAGCCTTCCCTATTTGCAGCAGTGGTGCAGTACCAACTTCACACCTAAACCAAGAGGAGGcaaattgtctgccctcctatttgGGTGTTATTcttattaggggtgggttcggtttaattcggttcggttttttgccaaaaccgaaaccaaaccgaaatttcggttcggttcggttcggttcatttttttttcggtttttttcgg
This is a stretch of genomic DNA from Malus domestica chromosome 02, GDT2T_hap1. It encodes these proteins:
- the LOC139191098 gene encoding uncharacterized protein, coding for MDLLVNGVLGKKGRGAPSEQQQLNQVWSRIWRLQVLNKIKFFIWRCCSNALAVRSNLQRRHMRVDNVCGVCNALDETENHLFFRCKFSHLFWFCSPLHLNSHELEGVDFLESWGKFHECVKGRENADEICQEFAFGLWRLWKNRNDAVFNGLHRQPLEVVDL